Proteins encoded within one genomic window of Citricoccus muralis:
- the bioB gene encoding biotin synthase BioB — MDRYYSLAGQVLAGNPATASDALEILSSPDEDLTAVVAAAARLRRAHFGNLVKINYLVNLKSGLCPEDCSYCSQRLGSEAEILKYPWLPRDEAKRQAEFGLAGGASRVCLVASGRGPSNRDVERVSGMVEEIKAATPSVEVCACLGFLKEGQAHRLKEAGVDAYNHNLNTAESHYSDICSTHTFADRVDTVDQARAAGMSPCSGLIVGMGETNEQIIEAIESLQQVDSDSIPVNFLIPFDGTPLEGTYTLTPQHCLRILCAVRFLCPDRELRIAGGREMHLRSLQPMSLHVANSLFLGDYLTSEGQAAEEDLDMIVDGGFEIVGTDNARQLRDRLKAYRAAHQAALGVAKTPDTSVSTLPCGKQVPAVGAEHAGAGVTIPMIRRRGAGTAVAPNA; from the coding sequence ATGGACCGTTACTACTCCCTCGCAGGACAGGTGCTTGCCGGGAACCCCGCAACCGCTTCTGATGCCCTGGAGATCCTGTCGTCCCCGGACGAAGACCTGACCGCCGTGGTCGCGGCCGCGGCCAGGTTGCGCCGTGCCCACTTTGGCAACCTGGTCAAGATCAACTACCTCGTGAATCTCAAATCAGGGCTGTGTCCGGAGGACTGCAGCTATTGCTCGCAGCGGCTGGGGTCGGAAGCAGAGATCCTCAAGTACCCGTGGCTACCGCGCGATGAGGCCAAGCGCCAGGCAGAATTCGGTCTGGCGGGAGGTGCCTCCCGCGTCTGCCTCGTTGCCTCCGGACGCGGGCCCTCGAATCGTGACGTCGAGCGGGTGTCGGGGATGGTTGAGGAGATCAAGGCGGCCACTCCGTCGGTGGAGGTCTGCGCGTGCCTCGGCTTCTTGAAAGAAGGCCAGGCGCATCGCCTGAAAGAAGCGGGGGTGGATGCGTACAACCACAACCTCAACACCGCTGAATCCCATTACTCCGATATCTGCTCGACACACACGTTCGCCGACCGCGTCGACACCGTCGACCAGGCACGCGCAGCAGGTATGTCACCCTGCTCGGGTCTCATCGTCGGCATGGGCGAAACCAATGAACAGATCATTGAGGCGATCGAATCCCTGCAGCAGGTGGACTCGGACTCGATTCCGGTCAACTTCCTGATCCCTTTCGACGGCACCCCACTGGAGGGCACCTACACGCTGACTCCGCAGCACTGCCTTCGGATCCTGTGCGCGGTGCGATTTCTGTGCCCGGACCGGGAACTCCGCATCGCTGGTGGCCGCGAAATGCACCTGCGCTCCCTGCAACCGATGTCGTTGCATGTCGCCAACTCGCTGTTTCTCGGTGACTACCTCACCTCGGAAGGGCAGGCCGCTGAAGAAGATCTCGACATGATCGTCGACGGCGGATTCGAGATCGTCGGCACCGACAATGCTCGGCAACTGCGCGATCGGCTCAAGGCTTACCGCGCAGCACACCAGGCAGCCCTCGGTGTCGCGAAAACACCAGACACCTCGGTGAGCACACTGCCGTGTGGCAAACAGGTGCCCGCGGTTGGCGCGGAGCACGCTGGCGCAGGGGTCACGATCCCGATGATCAGACGCCGAGGTGCCGGAACCGCTGTGGCGCCGAACGCCTAG
- a CDS encoding phosphotransferase, which produces MNRSPMELAALASAAVPGLSPVSVAAAPDSARDFDSAVVTDREDQRWRIRSPKHEKAAFRLETELQVLSGFTPAIRAKLPFRAPSVAGAVQLDGLRTFVYHNMPGSEIGLDGLVAASEPLPQDIGRVTAAIHQLSDAVVEAANLPVYTADEFRSRRLNELDQAALTGAIPSVLLRRWEAALEETSLWSFQPRVVHGDLHEDNLLVERGRVVGVTGWTDLHWGDPATDFAWLASVEEPAFVEKIIESYRSHMKGGTDENLMRRASLAAEFALAQWMVQGISTHDEQIQGEAATLLEELAEDVRDHGGQDIGVASHPAPTPVPEPEPTPDPESKAPETEKEPDDAPKVALVEDAPEVPEEPEEPADEDVTEEDDDGAVITDSGARPADEPEQPAEPDNAVNLETAPIPLEQLRAMHQRRDNEEHDSRES; this is translated from the coding sequence GTGAATCGATCGCCCATGGAACTCGCCGCATTGGCCAGCGCAGCCGTGCCCGGACTGTCTCCCGTTTCGGTGGCAGCCGCACCGGATAGCGCCCGGGACTTCGACTCTGCAGTCGTCACGGATCGTGAGGATCAGCGCTGGCGCATCCGCTCGCCGAAGCATGAGAAAGCCGCATTCCGGCTCGAGACCGAGCTGCAGGTGCTCTCCGGTTTCACCCCGGCGATCCGTGCGAAACTGCCGTTCCGCGCCCCCTCAGTGGCAGGTGCGGTGCAGCTGGATGGGTTGCGCACCTTCGTGTATCACAACATGCCCGGGTCGGAGATCGGTCTCGACGGGCTGGTGGCCGCTTCTGAGCCACTACCCCAGGACATCGGCCGCGTCACGGCCGCGATTCATCAACTCTCCGATGCAGTCGTGGAAGCAGCGAATCTTCCCGTCTACACCGCCGATGAGTTCCGCTCGCGCAGGTTGAATGAGCTCGACCAGGCGGCCCTCACGGGTGCGATCCCCAGTGTGCTGTTGCGCCGCTGGGAGGCCGCACTGGAGGAGACGTCGCTGTGGAGTTTCCAGCCGCGGGTGGTGCACGGTGACCTGCATGAGGACAATCTGTTGGTGGAACGTGGTCGTGTGGTGGGCGTGACCGGCTGGACGGACCTGCATTGGGGTGACCCCGCCACCGATTTCGCGTGGTTGGCCTCGGTGGAGGAGCCGGCTTTCGTGGAGAAGATCATCGAGTCCTACCGCTCGCACATGAAGGGCGGAACAGACGAGAATCTGATGCGCCGGGCCTCGCTGGCCGCGGAGTTCGCGTTGGCTCAGTGGATGGTGCAGGGTATCTCCACCCACGACGAGCAAATCCAGGGTGAAGCAGCAACCCTGCTCGAGGAGCTGGCCGAGGATGTGCGCGACCACGGTGGTCAGGACATTGGAGTCGCTTCCCACCCGGCTCCAACTCCCGTACCCGAACCAGAACCCACTCCGGACCCGGAGTCCAAAGCCCCCGAAACGGAGAAGGAGCCGGACGACGCTCCCAAGGTTGCCCTCGTCGAGGACGCTCCAGAAGTACCTGAAGAGCCTGAAGAACCTGCAGACGAGGACGTCACCGAGGAAGACGACGATGGCGCCGTCATCACGGACTCCGGTGCCCGACCCGCGGATGAACCAGAGCAGCCCGCCGAGCCCGACAATGCGGTGAATCTGGAGACCGCACCTATCCCGCTGGAGCAGCTGCGCGCGATGCACCAGCGTCGGGACAACGAGGAGCACGACTCCCGGGAATCCTGA
- a CDS encoding ATP-dependent helicase, whose protein sequence is MTDVPLSLTTTTESSAPRPELDAEQRGVVELAPGHGPTLVLGAPGTGRTTVALEYAVERIRRGDEVLMLTGSRQGADRLRDRLTARLTHEGLGTRAGSPVRSYASYAFDLLRRMRADGFLPHLNQSPRLLSGAEQDRVIAELIEGYRAEPDFSPEWPDSLRAAVGLDGFRREVRELIDRTSEYGVDPGRLRDLGVEQHREEWVAAARLLQDYRDVLDLGRADAFDPAGLITSACRLWDEHPEFAEQERARLGVIVVDDLQNVTPAIHQLILRLATDRDAVLTADPDVTVEGFRGARPQLVGEYPQALISGDLSAEQRGERIHRLRTGYRMRPDVHEAWARAARRLPAVPGLPDYRGLAVPIHTAERCSETDVHWVATELQQRLLILQQVLDVHHREQVPLSRIAVLARTGSAVAEIGRFLESEGVPVRRTMADTVLNREPAVTPLLRLVELTEPNAEPAEEIQPHAGWLITGRYGGSSALHLRRLRQRLLAVARDREDHRNSSALLSQLLTDPESFHDLLALNPEWSVPDYARGAHRIARMLTAAARAAGQPESTAETVLWAAWDAVRTDVAARWEADALSADAVASRRADRDLDAVVALFEAAERYVDQFPGRSAHGFVEYLEQQQLPMDSLSTRAVHAESVTVLTPSSAAGQEWDVVILAGVQDGVWPNTRLRGQLLHTQHLVDMVTGRSGQTTYTDQLAEVRADEMRTFCAALSRARHRLIGIAVNTEDAQPSPFLDVVSPWNDHTAARELTKVADPLTEAALVASLRRTLETGGDSELNDAAIAATVLAQQSVSGADPDSWWGLAPLSTEQPVQGPGAVEDDDAIHLSPSTVETALNSPLQWFIQQVGGRGGSTLAMSLGTLIHSIAEDHPAGTLDELINALDARFASLGLDPGWEADQLRVRCESMLGFFADYVRDMRQQGRTLVATEQRVTVDERIGDVHLVLRGSIDRLEATADGRSYVVDLKTGTNPPTAKELEQLPQLGVYQTMLRSQALTGLDDDVDMDLPHRRRPAGAALVQLGSTTKNLKIQEQAAVTDDDTWAENQLVQAAGLVAGPTYLAVHRPGKECRLGALCPLCDEGKQITVWNR, encoded by the coding sequence ATGACCGACGTTCCCTTGAGCCTCACGACGACGACGGAGTCGAGCGCGCCGCGCCCCGAGCTGGACGCCGAGCAGCGCGGTGTGGTTGAGCTGGCGCCCGGCCATGGCCCCACCCTGGTGCTGGGGGCCCCGGGCACCGGGCGCACCACGGTGGCACTAGAGTACGCCGTGGAACGGATTCGCCGCGGGGACGAGGTGCTGATGCTCACCGGGTCCCGCCAGGGTGCGGACCGGCTGCGGGATCGGCTCACCGCCCGGCTCACCCACGAAGGGCTGGGGACGCGGGCCGGTTCCCCGGTGCGTAGCTATGCTTCGTATGCGTTTGATCTGCTGCGCCGGATGCGGGCCGACGGGTTTCTGCCGCACCTGAATCAGTCGCCGCGGTTGCTCTCGGGTGCCGAGCAAGACCGGGTGATCGCCGAGCTGATCGAGGGGTACCGGGCCGAACCGGACTTCAGCCCCGAGTGGCCGGATTCGCTGCGTGCTGCCGTGGGTCTCGACGGGTTCCGCCGGGAGGTGCGCGAGCTGATCGACCGCACCAGCGAATACGGGGTGGACCCGGGGCGGCTGCGCGACCTCGGGGTAGAACAGCACCGCGAAGAATGGGTGGCCGCGGCCCGACTGCTGCAGGACTACCGTGACGTGCTGGACCTGGGCCGTGCCGACGCTTTTGACCCGGCCGGACTGATCACCTCCGCGTGCCGGCTCTGGGACGAGCATCCTGAATTCGCCGAGCAGGAACGGGCGCGCCTGGGAGTCATCGTCGTCGACGACCTGCAGAACGTCACCCCGGCGATCCATCAGCTGATCCTTCGGCTGGCCACCGACCGTGACGCCGTGCTCACCGCCGATCCCGACGTCACGGTGGAAGGCTTCCGTGGTGCCCGCCCCCAGTTGGTGGGGGAGTACCCGCAGGCGCTGATCAGCGGGGACCTATCAGCAGAACAGCGCGGTGAGAGAATTCATCGGCTGCGCACCGGTTACCGGATGCGCCCGGACGTACACGAAGCGTGGGCGCGGGCGGCGCGTCGGCTGCCGGCGGTGCCGGGGCTGCCCGACTACCGTGGCCTCGCCGTGCCGATCCACACTGCTGAACGATGCTCCGAGACCGATGTGCACTGGGTGGCCACTGAACTGCAACAGCGCCTGCTGATCCTGCAACAGGTGCTGGATGTGCACCACCGGGAGCAGGTGCCGCTGTCCCGGATCGCGGTGCTCGCCCGCACCGGCTCCGCCGTCGCCGAGATCGGCCGCTTCCTGGAATCCGAAGGCGTGCCCGTGCGGCGCACCATGGCCGACACCGTGCTCAACCGCGAACCTGCCGTCACCCCGTTGCTGCGCCTCGTCGAACTCACCGAACCCAACGCCGAGCCGGCCGAGGAGATCCAACCCCATGCCGGCTGGCTGATCACGGGCCGCTACGGAGGCTCCTCCGCCCTGCACCTGCGCCGGCTGCGGCAGCGGCTGCTCGCCGTCGCCCGCGATCGCGAAGACCACCGCAACTCCTCGGCCCTGCTGTCCCAGCTGCTCACCGACCCCGAAAGCTTCCACGACCTACTCGCGCTCAACCCCGAGTGGTCAGTACCCGACTACGCCCGCGGTGCCCACCGCATCGCCCGCATGCTGACCGCCGCCGCACGCGCTGCCGGTCAGCCGGAATCCACCGCCGAAACCGTGCTCTGGGCCGCCTGGGACGCCGTGCGCACCGACGTCGCCGCCCGCTGGGAAGCCGACGCCCTGAGCGCCGACGCCGTCGCCTCCCGCCGTGCCGACCGTGACCTCGACGCCGTCGTCGCCCTCTTCGAAGCCGCCGAACGCTACGTGGACCAGTTCCCCGGCCGCAGCGCCCACGGGTTTGTGGAGTACCTCGAACAACAGCAACTCCCCATGGACTCGCTGAGCACCCGTGCCGTCCACGCTGAATCCGTCACCGTGCTCACCCCCTCCTCGGCCGCGGGGCAAGAATGGGACGTGGTGATCCTCGCTGGTGTCCAAGACGGCGTCTGGCCCAATACCCGGCTGCGCGGCCAACTGCTCCACACCCAGCATCTGGTCGATATGGTCACCGGGCGCTCTGGGCAGACCACCTACACCGACCAGCTGGCCGAGGTCCGCGCCGACGAGATGCGCACCTTCTGCGCAGCCCTCAGCCGGGCCCGGCACCGGCTCATCGGCATCGCGGTGAACACCGAAGACGCCCAGCCCAGCCCCTTCCTCGACGTGGTCAGCCCCTGGAACGACCACACCGCCGCTCGGGAACTCACCAAGGTGGCCGACCCGCTCACCGAAGCCGCCTTGGTTGCCAGCCTGCGCCGCACCCTTGAAACCGGTGGTGACTCGGAGCTCAATGACGCCGCCATCGCAGCGACTGTGCTGGCCCAACAATCCGTGTCCGGCGCCGACCCCGACTCCTGGTGGGGGCTGGCACCGCTGAGCACCGAACAACCCGTCCAAGGGCCCGGCGCCGTCGAGGATGACGACGCCATCCACCTCTCACCCTCCACCGTCGAAACGGCACTGAACTCACCACTGCAGTGGTTCATCCAACAGGTCGGCGGGCGTGGCGGCTCCACCCTGGCCATGTCCCTGGGCACCCTGATCCACTCCATCGCCGAAGACCACCCCGCAGGAACCCTGGACGAACTGATCAACGCCCTCGACGCCCGCTTCGCCTCCCTCGGGCTCGACCCCGGGTGGGAGGCCGACCAGCTGCGAGTCCGCTGCGAGAGCATGCTCGGCTTCTTTGCCGACTACGTGCGCGACATGCGCCAGCAAGGGCGCACCCTCGTCGCCACCGAGCAACGAGTCACCGTTGACGAGAGGATCGGCGACGTCCACCTCGTCCTCCGCGGCTCGATCGACCGCCTCGAAGCCACCGCCGACGGACGCTCTTACGTGGTGGACCTCAAGACCGGCACCAATCCCCCCACCGCGAAGGAACTGGAACAGCTGCCGCAGCTCGGCGTCTACCAGACCATGCTGCGCTCGCAAGCCCTGACCGGGCTCGACGACGACGTCGACATGGACCTCCCGCACCGCCGCCGGCCCGCCGGAGCAGCTCTCGTGCAGCTGGGCAGCACCACCAAAAACCTGAAAATCCAGGAACAGGCCGCCGTCACCGACGACGACACCTGGGCCGAAAACCAACTCGTCCAGGCCGCTGGATTGGTCGCCGGGCCCACCTACCTGGCCGTCCACCGGCCCGGCAAAGAGTGCCGACTCGGCGCCCTTTGCCCGCTGTGCGATGAAGGGAAGCAGATCACCGTATGGAACCGATGA
- a CDS encoding ATP-dependent DNA helicase, translating into MSTWGTVRYSARDLVDALQAQRPADERHYPTDEQQRIIESGPEPLLVVAGAGSGKTHTMTDRVVWLVANGFVRPEEILGVTFTRKAAGELAQRINAAIARLAADEQLDVPLDPADIGRASVSTYHSYANALVADHGLRIGVEPDARLIGEAQSFQLASRVVREFHGDLSFTSARAATLVKRLRQLAGDCAEHLVAPERVKEYLAGLQAEADALPLKRGRGNAKTRGIVEMIQMRTVLADMVTAYSDLKRAESVMDYGDLVAHAARIASEIPEVGIVERQRYKVVLLDEFQDTSHAQMELFSGLFGSSSGTGIGHPVTAVGDPNQSIYGFRGASAGQLFSFPERFPTLDDDGARHPAATAQLTTAWRNAEHILDGANAIAAPLRSAGTTQQIAELKPRLGAPAGEIVAHWFTDTATEAARIAEMFAEQLPADSGRTGAVLCRARSQFTPIAEALDAAGVPYEIIGLSGLLRTPEVIELNALLNVLADPTRSDSLIRVITNARWRIGPADIWVLQEHARGLARNRPGAQREQAPEDVDSSSLIEALLSLPPANWTSPSGRHFSAEGHRRLTQLGTEITRLSTQLHLPLPELIRYVERSTGLGQEVLSHPGSTMPTARRNLDAFIEAAESFAASADPTAGDELLAFLTWLDVAEEEEDGLNAVPAEPTADAVQLLTAHASKGLEWDVVVVPGLARKTFPSEKKDLWTKETQGSLPWDLRGDAASLPQWRRDGWDTLNDWAEAALGRSEKQVEEHGPDFTMAVDAHVATEERRLAYVAYTRAKDLLWISGAAWKGTAKTQGEPSVFLTEMQDHPAVTVGTWATEEEIGESNPTAERTLAAEWPYDPLDGPTVLNLQESANLSTDGATDMPSRLRPRRAGLEAAAQRVRDAEADLSMISTPDLAQRVSWVLDRRHAQRGRPADTSIVLPSHVSTSTFVELADDPTAVARQLRRPMPRQPKPAARAGTVFHSWIEEHYATIRPGVTGMLDFEDPHLAVDDDVDAALGVTDLREKFKATRWADTPPALVEAAVETTVGGITLRGRVDAIFRTGGDPSQEFDPDAQWELVDWKTGQVPRTEDDLQLKGLQLAVYRLAWSRLHHIPLENITGRFVYIAHGVERTPHHLADEAELERILAEALA; encoded by the coding sequence ATGAGCACCTGGGGCACGGTCCGCTACTCCGCCCGCGACCTGGTGGACGCCCTCCAAGCCCAACGCCCCGCCGACGAGCGGCACTATCCCACCGACGAGCAGCAGCGCATCATCGAATCCGGCCCGGAACCACTACTCGTGGTGGCCGGGGCCGGCTCCGGCAAAACCCACACCATGACCGACCGGGTGGTGTGGCTGGTGGCTAACGGATTCGTCCGTCCCGAAGAGATCCTCGGCGTCACTTTCACCCGCAAAGCTGCTGGCGAACTGGCTCAGCGCATCAATGCCGCCATCGCCCGACTCGCCGCCGACGAACAACTTGACGTCCCCTTGGACCCCGCCGATATCGGCCGAGCCAGCGTGTCCACCTACCACTCCTACGCCAACGCCCTGGTCGCCGACCACGGGCTACGCATCGGGGTCGAACCCGATGCCCGGCTGATCGGGGAGGCCCAGTCCTTCCAGCTCGCCTCCCGCGTGGTCCGTGAATTCCACGGCGACCTCAGCTTTACCAGCGCCCGCGCCGCCACCCTGGTCAAACGGCTGCGCCAACTTGCCGGTGACTGCGCCGAACACCTCGTCGCCCCCGAACGGGTGAAGGAATACTTGGCCGGGCTGCAAGCCGAAGCCGACGCGCTGCCACTGAAACGAGGCCGCGGCAACGCCAAAACCCGGGGCATCGTCGAGATGATCCAGATGCGTACCGTGCTGGCCGACATGGTCACCGCCTACAGCGACCTCAAACGCGCCGAATCCGTGATGGACTACGGCGACCTCGTGGCCCATGCCGCCCGCATCGCCTCCGAGATTCCCGAGGTCGGCATCGTGGAGCGCCAACGCTACAAGGTGGTGCTCCTCGACGAATTCCAAGACACCTCCCACGCCCAAATGGAACTCTTCTCCGGGCTTTTCGGCTCCTCCTCCGGCACAGGAATCGGCCACCCGGTCACCGCGGTGGGCGACCCCAACCAGTCGATCTACGGTTTCCGCGGCGCCTCCGCCGGCCAGCTGTTCAGCTTCCCCGAACGGTTCCCCACCCTCGACGACGACGGCGCCCGCCACCCTGCCGCCACCGCCCAACTCACCACCGCCTGGCGCAACGCCGAGCACATCCTCGACGGCGCCAACGCCATCGCCGCCCCCCTGCGCTCCGCCGGCACCACCCAGCAGATCGCCGAGCTGAAACCACGCCTTGGGGCGCCCGCGGGCGAGATCGTGGCCCACTGGTTCACCGACACCGCCACGGAAGCCGCCCGCATCGCCGAAATGTTCGCCGAACAACTCCCCGCCGACTCCGGACGCACTGGGGCGGTGCTGTGCCGTGCCCGGTCTCAGTTCACCCCGATTGCCGAAGCACTCGACGCCGCCGGCGTGCCCTACGAAATCATCGGGCTCTCCGGCCTGCTGCGCACCCCCGAAGTGATCGAACTGAACGCCCTGCTCAACGTGCTCGCCGACCCCACCCGCTCGGACTCCCTCATACGCGTCATCACCAACGCGCGCTGGCGTATCGGCCCGGCTGACATCTGGGTGCTTCAGGAACACGCCCGCGGTCTCGCCCGAAACCGCCCCGGCGCCCAGCGCGAACAAGCCCCCGAGGATGTCGACTCCTCCTCCCTCATCGAAGCCCTTCTCAGCCTGCCGCCAGCGAACTGGACGTCACCGTCTGGGCGCCATTTCAGCGCAGAAGGCCACCGCCGCCTCACCCAACTGGGCACCGAGATCACCCGGCTCTCTACCCAGCTGCACCTGCCGCTGCCGGAGCTGATCCGCTACGTCGAGCGCTCCACCGGGCTCGGCCAAGAGGTTCTCTCGCACCCCGGCAGCACCATGCCCACTGCTCGCCGCAACCTCGACGCCTTCATCGAAGCCGCCGAAAGCTTCGCAGCCAGCGCCGACCCCACCGCCGGTGACGAACTGCTCGCCTTCCTTACTTGGCTCGACGTCGCCGAAGAAGAAGAGGACGGACTCAACGCCGTCCCCGCCGAACCCACCGCGGACGCGGTCCAGCTGCTCACTGCCCACGCCTCTAAAGGACTGGAATGGGACGTCGTGGTGGTCCCCGGGCTCGCCCGGAAGACCTTCCCGTCCGAAAAGAAAGACCTCTGGACCAAAGAAACCCAAGGCTCCCTGCCCTGGGATCTGCGCGGCGACGCCGCCAGCCTCCCGCAGTGGCGCCGGGACGGCTGGGACACCCTCAACGACTGGGCCGAAGCTGCCCTCGGACGCTCTGAGAAACAGGTTGAAGAACACGGACCCGACTTCACCATGGCGGTCGACGCCCACGTCGCCACCGAGGAACGCCGACTGGCGTACGTGGCCTACACCCGAGCCAAGGACCTGCTCTGGATCTCTGGTGCCGCTTGGAAGGGCACCGCCAAAACCCAGGGGGAGCCCTCGGTATTCTTGACCGAAATGCAGGACCACCCCGCCGTCACCGTGGGCACCTGGGCCACCGAAGAAGAGATCGGCGAATCGAACCCCACCGCCGAACGCACCCTCGCTGCCGAGTGGCCCTACGATCCGCTCGACGGGCCCACCGTGCTGAACCTGCAGGAATCCGCGAACCTCTCCACCGACGGCGCCACGGACATGCCCTCGCGCCTGCGGCCCCGCCGTGCCGGATTGGAAGCCGCCGCCCAACGAGTACGGGATGCCGAGGCCGACCTGAGCATGATCAGCACACCCGACCTGGCCCAGCGGGTCAGCTGGGTGCTGGACCGCCGTCACGCCCAGCGCGGTCGACCTGCAGACACCTCCATCGTGCTGCCCTCGCACGTGAGCACCTCCACCTTCGTGGAACTCGCCGACGATCCCACCGCGGTGGCCCGCCAGCTGCGCCGCCCCATGCCGCGCCAGCCCAAACCCGCAGCCCGCGCCGGCACCGTGTTCCACTCATGGATCGAGGAGCACTACGCCACCATCCGCCCCGGCGTCACCGGCATGCTGGACTTTGAAGATCCCCACCTGGCGGTCGACGACGACGTTGACGCAGCACTCGGGGTCACCGACCTGCGCGAAAAATTCAAAGCCACCCGCTGGGCCGACACCCCACCGGCGCTGGTAGAGGCCGCCGTAGAAACCACAGTCGGCGGGATCACCCTGCGCGGCCGCGTGGACGCGATCTTTCGCACCGGGGGAGACCCCTCCCAGGAGTTTGACCCGGACGCGCAATGGGAACTGGTGGATTGGAAAACCGGACAAGTACCGCGCACCGAAGACGACCTGCAGCTCAAGGGGCTCCAGCTCGCCGTGTACCGGCTAGCCTGGTCGCGGCTACACCACATTCCGCTGGAGAACATCACCGGACGCTTCGTCTACATCGCCCACGGCGTGGAACGAACCCCGCACCACCTGGCCGATGAGGCCGAACTGGAACGGATCCTCGCTGAGGCGTTGGCGTAG
- a CDS encoding 3'-5' exonuclease, protein MTETSWHRLTRVGFDLETTGRDPHQARIVTASLVLVDDAGTARADSEWLLNPGVEIPEEAAAVHGVTTERARAEGMDARTGVEQIADTLRDIMEQGMPVVAYNGVYDFTVLAAELARHGLDPIEVTGVIDPFVIDKKVDTYRKGQRTLTHVCEHYGVILEDAHTSAADCLAAVGVADALAQKYPKLQMPLAQLHALQVEWKAEQSASFQEYLRRTKDPQAVINGAWPVEPVS, encoded by the coding sequence GTGACCGAAACTTCCTGGCATCGCCTCACCCGGGTCGGCTTCGACTTGGAGACCACCGGGCGCGACCCCCATCAGGCCCGCATCGTGACCGCCTCCCTGGTGCTCGTCGACGACGCCGGCACCGCCCGCGCCGATTCCGAATGGCTGCTCAACCCCGGGGTGGAGATCCCCGAGGAAGCCGCTGCCGTGCACGGGGTGACCACCGAGCGGGCCCGCGCCGAGGGCATGGACGCACGCACCGGGGTCGAACAGATCGCGGACACCCTGCGCGACATCATGGAGCAGGGCATGCCGGTGGTGGCCTACAACGGGGTGTACGACTTCACCGTGCTGGCCGCCGAGCTGGCGCGCCACGGGCTGGACCCCATAGAAGTGACCGGGGTGATCGACCCGTTCGTCATCGACAAAAAGGTCGACACCTATCGGAAGGGCCAGCGCACCTTGACCCATGTGTGCGAGCACTACGGGGTCATCCTCGAGGACGCCCACACCTCCGCTGCGGACTGCCTGGCGGCGGTCGGTGTGGCCGATGCGCTGGCACAGAAATATCCGAAACTGCAGATGCCGCTGGCGCAGTTGCATGCCTTGCAGGTGGAGTGGAAAGCCGAGCAGTCGGCCAGCTTCCAGGAGTACCTGAGGCGCACCAAGGACCCCCAGGCCGTCATCAACGGCGCGTGGCCCGTGGAGCCGGTCTCCTAA